Proteins encoded within one genomic window of Jiangella mangrovi:
- a CDS encoding BTAD domain-containing putative transcriptional regulator, giving the protein MSTPVEIDLLGPMRLRAGGRPVEVTTGRLRALIAVLALSAGRTVTVQQLVAALWSDALPANPRRSVQTYVTRLRTLLGADLIETSATGYVLHADEAAVDVLRFERLLERADGNADPLRQRACLAEALELWRGRPFDDVDSEWLSGTEAPRLEERHLAARERRITLDLDLGRPADLVPELRELTAAHPLREPSWALLLGALERSGRRAEALVQYERVRARLVTELGTDPGPQLQAVYARLLAEPPPQTRTSARPVPRQLPADVPDFVGRADALALLDHAATTAPVATVSGTAGVGKTTLAVHWAHRVADRFPDGQLYVNLRGFDPDRPPVDPTDAIRGFLDALRVPHELIPADADGQAALYRSMLAGRRVLVLLDNARDARQARPLLPGSADCLTLVTSRDQLIGLTATAGARAVTLDLPPAADARELVTRRIGGDRVAAEPDTVDELVTLCARLPLALAVAAARVAGQPESLEYLVAQLRAASGGLEAFAADDATIDLRSVFSWSYDGLSGPAARLFRLVGSTPGPDIGAPAAAALADQDADTVRSLLGELTRAHLLTEHTPGRWSAHDLLRAYARELAGPGSRPALGRLLDHYLATALLASGFLRSDRETFEPQPPPSAAPDVAEPLRGADAARAWFAAERRTLLAAVDAAADRGYPVHAWQLAWAHTIDLDWRGRWRDIARVNGSALLAVRELDDTEAEAHLHRLLGRAHGYLDRHDDARAHLERALELYAARGDLVGQARTQRSLGVVKERTGRHEESLDHDLAALELFRRIGQPAGLAGALNAVGWAHAMLGRYQRTLEFAGQALTALQGLDDRLAEAATWDTLGFAHHRLGAYDRAVDCFEHALDLLRELGGLYYEVVTLRKLADSHEAAGDDTAARRARDLADAGLAELGELPATAPGGPAARPERQPARPGSR; this is encoded by the coding sequence GTGAGCACCCCAGTCGAGATCGACCTGCTCGGCCCCATGCGCCTGCGGGCCGGCGGGCGGCCGGTCGAGGTCACGACAGGCCGGCTGCGGGCGCTGATCGCGGTGCTGGCGCTGTCGGCCGGCCGCACGGTCACCGTCCAGCAGCTCGTCGCCGCGCTGTGGAGCGACGCCCTGCCGGCCAACCCGCGCCGCAGCGTGCAGACCTACGTCACCCGGCTGCGGACGCTGCTCGGCGCGGACCTCATCGAGACCTCCGCCACCGGCTACGTCCTGCATGCCGACGAGGCCGCCGTCGACGTGCTGCGGTTCGAGCGGCTGCTCGAGCGGGCCGACGGCAACGCCGACCCGCTGCGCCAGCGCGCCTGCCTCGCCGAGGCGCTCGAACTCTGGCGCGGCCGGCCGTTCGACGACGTGGACTCCGAGTGGTTGTCCGGCACGGAGGCCCCGCGGCTGGAGGAGCGCCATCTCGCGGCGCGGGAGCGGCGGATCACCCTCGACCTCGACCTGGGCCGGCCCGCGGACCTCGTCCCCGAGTTGCGCGAGCTCACCGCCGCCCACCCGCTGCGCGAGCCGTCCTGGGCGCTGCTGCTGGGTGCGCTGGAGCGCTCCGGGCGCCGGGCCGAGGCACTGGTGCAGTACGAGCGGGTGCGTGCGCGGCTGGTCACCGAACTGGGCACCGACCCCGGGCCGCAGCTGCAGGCGGTCTACGCGCGGCTGCTGGCCGAGCCGCCGCCGCAGACCAGGACGTCGGCCCGGCCGGTCCCCCGGCAGCTCCCGGCCGACGTGCCGGACTTCGTCGGCCGCGCCGACGCGCTGGCGCTGCTCGACCACGCCGCCACCACGGCACCCGTCGCGACCGTCTCCGGCACCGCGGGCGTCGGCAAGACGACATTGGCCGTGCACTGGGCGCACCGGGTCGCGGACCGGTTCCCCGACGGCCAGCTCTACGTCAACCTGCGCGGCTTCGACCCGGACCGGCCGCCCGTCGACCCGACCGACGCGATCCGCGGCTTCCTCGACGCGCTGCGGGTGCCGCACGAGCTGATCCCCGCCGACGCCGACGGCCAGGCCGCGCTGTACCGCAGCATGCTGGCCGGACGCCGCGTCCTGGTGCTGCTCGACAACGCCCGCGACGCCCGGCAGGCGCGGCCGCTGCTGCCCGGCTCGGCGGACTGCCTGACGCTGGTGACCAGCCGCGACCAGCTGATCGGACTGACGGCGACCGCCGGCGCCCGGGCCGTCACGCTGGACCTGCCGCCGGCCGCCGACGCCCGCGAGCTGGTGACCCGGCGCATCGGCGGCGACCGCGTCGCGGCCGAGCCGGACACCGTCGACGAGCTGGTCACCCTGTGCGCTCGGCTGCCGCTGGCGCTCGCCGTCGCCGCCGCCCGTGTCGCCGGCCAGCCCGAGTCGCTGGAATACCTGGTCGCGCAGCTGCGGGCGGCCAGCGGCGGGCTCGAGGCGTTCGCCGCCGACGACGCCACCATCGACCTGCGCTCGGTGTTCTCGTGGTCCTACGACGGCCTGAGCGGTCCGGCCGCGCGGCTGTTCCGGCTGGTCGGCTCCACGCCGGGCCCGGACATCGGCGCCCCCGCGGCCGCCGCCCTCGCCGACCAGGACGCCGACACCGTCCGGTCACTGCTGGGCGAGCTCACCCGGGCGCACCTGCTCACCGAGCACACGCCCGGGCGCTGGTCCGCGCACGACCTGCTGCGCGCGTACGCCCGCGAGCTGGCCGGACCGGGATCCCGCCCGGCGCTGGGCCGGCTGCTCGACCACTACCTCGCGACGGCGCTCCTGGCCAGCGGGTTCCTGCGCTCGGACCGCGAGACGTTCGAGCCGCAGCCGCCGCCGTCGGCGGCCCCGGACGTCGCCGAGCCGCTGCGCGGCGCCGACGCCGCCCGGGCCTGGTTCGCCGCCGAGCGGCGCACCCTGCTGGCCGCGGTCGACGCCGCCGCCGACCGCGGGTACCCCGTCCACGCCTGGCAGCTGGCCTGGGCACACACCATCGACCTGGACTGGCGCGGCCGGTGGCGCGACATCGCCCGCGTCAACGGCTCGGCGCTGCTGGCCGTCCGCGAGCTCGACGACACCGAGGCCGAAGCGCACCTGCACCGGCTGCTCGGCCGCGCCCACGGCTACCTCGACCGGCACGACGACGCGCGCGCCCACCTGGAACGGGCCCTGGAGCTGTACGCGGCCCGCGGCGACCTCGTCGGGCAGGCCCGCACGCAGCGATCGCTGGGCGTGGTCAAGGAGCGCACCGGGCGGCACGAGGAGTCGCTCGACCACGACCTCGCCGCGCTGGAGCTGTTCCGCCGCATCGGCCAGCCGGCTGGGCTGGCAGGCGCACTCAACGCCGTCGGCTGGGCGCACGCCATGCTCGGGCGGTACCAGCGGACACTGGAGTTCGCCGGCCAGGCGCTGACCGCGTTGCAGGGCCTGGACGACCGGCTCGCCGAAGCGGCCACGTGGGACACCCTCGGCTTCGCCCACCACCGGCTCGGCGCGTACGACCGCGCCGTCGACTGTTTCGAGCACGCGCTGGACCTGCTGCGCGAGCTCGGCGGGCTGTACTACGAGGTCGTGACGCTGCGCAAGCTCGCCGACAGCCACGAGGCGGCCGGCGACGACACGGCCGCACGGCGAGCGCGCGACCTGGCCGACGCCGGCCTCGCGGAACTGGGCGAGCTGCCTGCTACTGCGCCGGGCGGGCCTGCGGCTCGGCCGGAGCGGCAGCCGGCGCGGCCGGGGTCTCGGTAG
- a CDS encoding twin-arginine translocase TatA/TatE family subunit — protein MPSIGTPELIIGLIVIFLLFGAKRMPEMARGIGQSLKIFKTEMAAKPADSDASNAVIVNPAPAPAQAPTAQAEAAQATPAPAAEAPSAATETPAAPAAAPAEPQARPAQ, from the coding sequence ATGCCTAGTATCGGTACGCCTGAGCTGATCATCGGCCTCATCGTCATCTTCCTGCTCTTCGGGGCGAAGCGGATGCCCGAGATGGCCCGCGGCATCGGCCAGTCGCTGAAGATCTTCAAGACCGAGATGGCGGCCAAGCCTGCCGACAGCGATGCGTCGAACGCCGTCATCGTGAACCCGGCGCCGGCTCCCGCCCAGGCACCGACCGCCCAGGCAGAGGCCGCGCAGGCGACCCCTGCTCCGGCTGCCGAGGCCCCGTCGGCCGCTACCGAGACCCCGGCCGCGCCGGCTGCCGCTCCGGCCGAGCCGCAGGCCCGCCCGGCGCAGTAG